From Plodia interpunctella isolate USDA-ARS_2022_Savannah chromosome 18, ilPloInte3.2, whole genome shotgun sequence, a single genomic window includes:
- the LOC128677876 gene encoding deoxyribonuclease TATDN1, whose protein sequence is MKKMASIRKYIDIGANLTDDMYQGVYHGSKKHEPDLDKVLNRSWSYGMDKMIITGTNLPDSKKAIEFAHSDSRLFSTVGCHPTRCNDFVPNPEKYLDGLRELITKNKDKVVAVGECGLDYDRLHFCEKDVQLKYFEYQLQLSREFHLPLFLHCRAAADDLLDIIARNQDKVVGGVVHSFDGTEEAMNRILALGLYIGINGCSLRTKGNLEIAAKIPTDRLMIETDCPWCEVKATHPGYGHVVTKYPSVKKEKYDIGSDKQVKGRNEPCNIVQVLEILAAIRKENIDDLAQSIYGNTNKLFFENK, encoded by the exons atgaaaaaaatggcTTCGATTAGAAAGTATATAG atattggCGCAAACCTTACTGATGATATGTACCAGGGTGTGTATCATGGCTCAAAGAAACACGAACCAGACTTAGACAAAGTCCTGAATAGAAGTTGGAGTTATGGGATGGATAAGATGATTATCACAGGAACCAACCTCCCTGATAGTAAAAAAGCCATTGAATTTGCACACTCAGATT CCAGACTATTTTCTACTGTAGGATGTCACCCAACAAGATGCAATGACTTTGTACCTAATCCGGAGAAATACCTTGACGGACTACGGGAGTTGATCACGAAGAACAAAGATAAGGTGGTGGCCGTTGGAGAGTGTGGACTGGATTATGATCGGTTACACTTTTGTGAAAAGGATGTACAACTGAA GTATTTTGAATACCAATTGCAGCTGAGCCGAGAGTTCCATCTACCCTTGTTCCTGCATTGTCGAGCAGCTGCCGATGACCTACTGGATATAATTGCCAGAAACCAGGATAAAGTTGTGGGAGGTGTGGTGCATTCATTTGATGGAACTGAAGAAGCAATGAACAGGATTTTGGCTTTGGGATTGTACATTGGTATTAATGGATG ttcACTAAGGACTAAAGGGAATTTGGAAATAGCAGCAAAAATACCAACCGACAGACTGATGATAGAAACAGACTGCCCCTGGTGTGAAGTGAAGGCGACCCATCCTGGCTATGGACATGTTGTCACAAAGTATCCGTcagtaaagaaagaaaaatatgatattggGTCCGACAAGCAAGTGAAAGGACGAAATGAGCCGTGTAATATTGT GCAAGTTCTGGAGATCTTGGCGGCGATTCGAAAAGAAAACATTGACGACTTGGCACAGTCCATTTATGGTAACactaataagttattttttgaaaataaatga